One genomic segment of Solidesulfovibrio sp. includes these proteins:
- a CDS encoding HD domain-containing protein — MVSVRKSFLQLLFAGSFMKRWNDKHRSMELVEVDKQAHKMMVAWMLYERNSGHLSQPEKIALGLQIVEGGLFEYLYRLVITDIKPPVFYKIKAKPDHYGQLTAWVFSQLEPRVRALGEEFWERLRTYLAVPEADTPARRILDAAHLYASGWEYSLIKRDNPWDDELLDIETSFTGGLARFADLDGVGDLASGLFAGKKTTLGHFARLLGQLRFQTRWSQTPRIPETSVLGHMFLVAAYAYFFSLAVDACPARRLNNFFAGLYHDMPELLTRDIISPVKQSVAPLGGMIKEYENAELERRVFSVLRGGGCADLADRLGYLLGMDVGSEFHESVRDGTGPVRRVTPAELQDRCNLDAFDPKDGELLKVCDNLAAFIEAYTALRNGITSDQLQQAVWRLRNKYAATVLFGRVHVGALLADFD, encoded by the coding sequence ATGGTCAGCGTCCGAAAAAGCTTTTTGCAACTGCTTTTCGCCGGCTCCTTCATGAAGCGCTGGAACGACAAGCACCGCTCCATGGAGCTGGTGGAAGTCGACAAGCAGGCCCACAAGATGATGGTGGCCTGGATGCTCTACGAACGCAACAGCGGGCACTTGAGCCAGCCGGAAAAGATCGCCCTGGGCCTGCAAATCGTCGAGGGCGGCCTGTTCGAATACCTCTACCGCCTGGTGATCACGGATATCAAGCCGCCGGTTTTCTACAAGATAAAAGCCAAACCCGACCATTACGGCCAGCTCACGGCCTGGGTCTTTTCCCAACTCGAACCGCGCGTGCGGGCACTGGGCGAGGAGTTCTGGGAGCGGCTTCGCACCTACCTGGCCGTGCCCGAGGCCGATACCCCGGCCCGGCGCATCCTCGACGCCGCCCACCTCTACGCCAGCGGCTGGGAATATTCGCTGATCAAGCGCGACAACCCCTGGGACGACGAACTGCTCGACATCGAAACGTCGTTTACCGGCGGCCTGGCCCGCTTCGCCGACCTCGACGGCGTGGGCGACCTGGCAAGCGGGCTTTTCGCCGGCAAAAAGACCACGCTGGGCCATTTCGCCAGGCTCCTGGGCCAACTGCGCTTCCAGACGCGCTGGTCCCAGACGCCGCGCATCCCGGAAACCTCGGTGCTCGGCCACATGTTCCTGGTCGCCGCCTACGCCTACTTCTTCAGCCTGGCCGTGGACGCCTGCCCGGCCAGGCGGCTCAACAACTTTTTCGCCGGCCTCTACCACGACATGCCGGAACTGCTGACCCGCGACATCATCTCGCCGGTCAAGCAGTCCGTGGCCCCCCTTGGCGGCATGATCAAGGAATACGAGAACGCGGAACTCGAGCGGCGGGTCTTTTCGGTGCTGCGCGGCGGCGGCTGCGCCGACCTGGCCGACCGGCTGGGCTATCTGCTCGGCATGGACGTGGGTTCGGAGTTCCACGAATCCGTGCGCGACGGGACCGGGCCGGTCAGGCGCGTGACGCCCGCCGAACTGCAGGACCGCTGCAATCTCGACGCCTTCGACCCCAAGGACGGCGAGCTGCTCAAAGTCTGCGACAACCTGGCCGCCTTCATCGAGGCCTATACGGCGCTGCGCAACGGCATCACCTCCGATCAGCTCCAGCAGGCCGTCTGGCGCCTTCGCAACAAATACGCCGCCACCGTGCTCTTCGGCCGGGTGCATGTCGGCGCCCTGCTGGCGGATTTCGACTGA